From one Magnolia sinica isolate HGM2019 chromosome 18, MsV1, whole genome shotgun sequence genomic stretch:
- the LOC131232336 gene encoding uncharacterized protein LOC131232336: MATDAMMCRGFSITLIGFARSWYRQLKPNFISSFTELSRLFLTQFISGKKSRKPNTHLFTIKQELKESLKDYIARFNEEALQVKYYDDKMALVAVFSGLKEGKFTFSIRKNPPKTLADLVAKAQKYTNVEEFSNALKNVLVIEPIGKQKRPMNEKPQPSSKGLDDRAPHDHRPSRKPKGKFRSYTPFNTSTKQTLLDIKGHKLLNWLVCMRANPDHRDKRKYCRFHRDHGHNTADYVDLKDEIETLIRKGHLRRYTKGERTSRKEERQREQPNNTMEEPAEIRTIFRGSSGGGDSNRARKAHSQKFDLEHYVHLTKWPSKELQVSPCSLTFMEEDAREIQHPHDDALVVIMTIVNCKVYQIWVDTRSSVDVIYSESFERMGIPRSHLRPVKTPLHDFARERVIFEVAISLLVTAGEGQHQATLMVDFLVVNVPSVHNVILGRPSLNAMGAVVSTYHLMIKFPAEGGTRYIRGDQREAWNAMLLQSRRGRSNKHSLSIY; the protein is encoded by the coding sequence ATGGCAACGGACGCGATGATGTGCAGGGGATTCTCGATCACCCTCATAGGATTCGCTCGGAGTTGGTACCGCCAGCTCAAACCCAATTTCATCAGTTCCTTCACAGAGTTGAGTCgactattccttacccaattcataagcggtaagaagagtcggaaacCTAATACTCACTTGTTCACCATCAAACAAGAGCTTaaggagtcattgaaggactATATTGCtcgcttcaatgaggaagcaTTGCAGGTAAAATATTACGACGACAAGATGGCACTTGTTGCAGTTTTTAGCGGCCTAAAAGAAGGAAAGTTCACTTTCTCCATTAGAAAGAACCCACCGAAGACGTTAGCTGACCTCGTCGCCAAAGCTCAGAAGTACACTAACGTTGAGGAATTCTCCAATGCCCTTAAAAATGTTCTAGTGATAGAGCCGATTGGTAAACAGAAGAGGCCAATGAATGAAAAACCTCAACCATCTAGTAAAGGACTAGATGACCGTGCCCCTCACGATCATCGTCCAAGCAGGAAACCAAAGGGTAAGTTCCGTTCATACACCCCTTTCAACACGTCAACTAAACAAACTCTGTTAGATATCAAAGGGCATAAGCTTCTAAATTGGCTTGTTTGCATGAGGGCCAATCCGGATCATCGAGACAAACGCAAGTATTGTCGCTTCCATCGGGATCACGGTCACAACACAGCCGATTACGTGGATCTTAAGGATGAAATTGAGACTCTTATTCGTAAGGGACACCTGCGTCGATATACTAAGGGAGAAAGAACCTCTCGGAAAGAAGAGCGACAGCGAGAGCAGCCAAATAATACCATGGAAGAGCCAGCTGAGATCCGCACCATCTTTAGAGGCTCGTCTGGTGGAGGAGATTCAAACCGGGCTCGAAAAGCCCACTCTCAGAAGTTCGATCTGGAGCATTATGTCCACTTAACCAAGTGGCCCAGTAAGGAACTCCAGGTCAGCCCGTGTAGTCTAACCTTCATGGAAGAAGATGCACGCGAAATCCAACACCCGCACGATGACGCCCTGGTAGTTATTATGACCATAGTAAACTGCAAGGTGTACCAAATTTGGGTTGACACCAGAAGCTCGGTCGACGTAATCTATTCCGAATCTTTTGAAAGAATGGGGATACCGAGGTCTCATCTCAGACCTGTAAAGACCCCCCTACATGACTTTGCCAGAGAAAGAGTAATCTTCGAAGTAGCCATCTCCCTCCTTGTGACTGCgggagaaggacaacatcaagCCACCCTCATGGTGGACTTTCTTGTTGTCAATGTGCCATCCGTACATAACGTCATTTTGGGTAGACCTTCCCTCAATGCAATGGGAGCAGTTGTGTCCACCTATCATTTGATGATAAAGTTCCCTGCCGAGGGCGGAACAAGATACATCCGAGGCGATCAGCGAGAGGCTTGGAATGCTATGCTATTACAGTCAAGAAGGGGTCGGTCAAACAAGCACTCACTGTCAATATACTAG